A window from Tindallia magadiensis encodes these proteins:
- the murC gene encoding UDP-N-acetylmuramate--L-alanine ligase — MKEVQELADLREIQSVHMIGIGGIGMSALAHILLDQGIRVFGSDREESDTTRRLRDRGAVIMIGHQASNVRSVDWLVYSAAIPKDNPEREEALLQKIPEMDRASLLGKIMKLYPHSVAVAGSHGKTTTTALLSCLLEWAELDPTVLVGGYLNEISGNVKVGKSPYLVTEACEYHGSFLRFPPRIGIVLNIDLDHLDYFENLAAIQAVFGDFVAQLPPEGLLVMNGDDENSAHLSRVAACPVIRVGLCDNCDLKASQLEVDTTGCYSFDVHFRGKPLGRFSLGIPGKHHIHNGLTSLAVALELGVSPHHLKETLPKFRGLHRRFESLGNWQDVTVVDDYAHHPAEILATLQTARSAVSPKGKVYCIFQPHTYTRTLALLSEFADALALADGVVVTDIFAAREPDRGLIHSQDLVKEIRIRGGKAVYAPLPEDSAREAASLATAGDMILTVGAGPVNELAPLLEKQLKAMEMDNA; from the coding sequence ATGAAAGAAGTGCAAGAATTGGCAGATCTCCGAGAAATACAATCCGTACATATGATTGGCATTGGCGGCATTGGCATGAGCGCTTTGGCTCATATTCTACTGGATCAGGGCATTCGTGTTTTTGGTTCTGACCGGGAGGAAAGTGATACCACACGCCGTTTGCGGGATCGTGGTGCGGTAATTATGATAGGTCACCAGGCTTCTAACGTACGATCTGTAGACTGGCTAGTGTACTCCGCGGCAATTCCAAAGGATAACCCGGAGCGAGAAGAAGCCTTGCTACAAAAAATCCCTGAAATGGATCGAGCTTCCCTGTTAGGTAAAATCATGAAACTATACCCTCACTCCGTTGCTGTTGCCGGCAGTCATGGCAAAACAACCACCACTGCCCTTTTGTCCTGCTTACTGGAATGGGCCGAGCTGGATCCAACGGTTTTGGTGGGTGGTTATCTTAATGAGATCAGCGGAAATGTTAAAGTAGGAAAAAGCCCGTATTTGGTCACGGAGGCCTGTGAGTATCATGGCAGCTTTCTACGCTTTCCTCCTCGGATTGGCATTGTTTTGAACATTGATTTAGATCATCTGGATTATTTTGAAAACCTGGCAGCAATCCAGGCTGTTTTTGGAGATTTTGTTGCTCAGTTGCCACCAGAGGGCTTGCTTGTCATGAACGGAGATGATGAAAACAGCGCTCATTTATCCCGAGTGGCTGCCTGTCCTGTGATCCGGGTTGGTCTTTGCGATAACTGTGATCTAAAAGCCTCCCAATTAGAAGTGGATACGACCGGGTGCTATTCTTTTGACGTGCATTTTCGTGGGAAGCCCTTGGGACGATTTTCTCTCGGCATTCCGGGAAAACATCATATACACAATGGACTAACTTCTTTGGCGGTGGCTCTTGAGTTAGGGGTTTCTCCCCATCATCTGAAAGAAACCTTGCCGAAATTTCGTGGGCTTCATCGACGTTTTGAATCCTTAGGGAACTGGCAGGACGTTACGGTTGTAGATGATTACGCTCATCATCCGGCTGAAATTCTGGCAACTCTACAAACGGCTAGGAGTGCTGTGTCTCCTAAGGGAAAAGTGTATTGCATTTTCCAGCCTCATACCTACACCCGAACCCTAGCCCTTCTCAGCGAATTTGCCGATGCATTGGCACTGGCCGATGGTGTGGTGGTGACGGATATTTTTGCGGCTCGGGAGCCGGACCGAGGCCTCATCCATAGCCAGGATTTGGTGAAAGAAATACGAATCCGAGGTGGAAAGGCGGTATATGCACCTTTGCCGGAAGATTCCGCCAGAGAAGCCGCCAGTCTAGCAACGGCAGGAGATATGATTCTTACCGTAGGGGCTGGTCCGGTTAATGAACTGGCGCCACTGTTGGAAAAACAGTTGAAAGCAATGGAAATGGATAATGCGTAA